The sequence TCGATCAGCTTGGCGTCGCGAGCAGCCTCGCCGACACCCATGTTGACGACGATCTTGACCAGCCGCGGCACCTGCATGGGGTTGCCGTAGCTGTGCTGCTCACGCAGCTGGGCCACGATCTCGTTGCGGTACCGCTCCTTGAGGCGCGGCAGGGTCTTTTCGGTAGCCGTGGTCATCACAGGTCCTTACCGGTGCTACGCGCGATGCGGACCTTCTGGCCGTTGTCGTCGATCCGGTAACCGACGCGGGTCGGCTTGCCGTCGGAGTCCAGGACCTGCACGTTCGAGACGTGGATCGGGGCCTCCTGAGTGACGATGCCGCCGGTCTTGGCGCCACGCTGGGTGGTGCTGATGCGAGTGTGCTTCTTGACCCGGTTCACGCCCTCGACCAGGACCTTGTCCTGCCGCGGGTAGGCCTGGATGACCTTGCCCTTGGCACCCTTGTCCTTGCCGGCGATGACGACGACCGTGTCGCCCTTCTTGACCTTCACGGTCACAACACCTCCGGCGCGAGGGAAATAATCTTCATGAACCGCTTGTCCCGCAGCTCCCGGCCCACCGGGCCGAAGATACGGGTTCCACGCGGGTCCCCGCCGTCCTTGATGATGACGGCGGCGTTCTCGTCGAAGCGGATGTACGAGCCGTCCGGACGACGCCTCTCCTTGGCCGTGCGAACGACGACAGCCTTGACGACGTCGCCCTTCTTCACACCGGCACCCGGGATCGCGTCCTTGACCGTGGCCACGATGACGTCGCCGATGCTCGCGTAGCGCCGACCCGAGCCGCCGAGAACCCGGATGCACAGGATCTCCCGAGCACCCGTGTTGTCGGCGACGCGCAGTCGCGACTCCTGCTGAATCACGTCTATCTCCTATGTCTGCCGGTTCTCCGGCCGCCGTAGCGGCCGGAGCCTGGCGGAACCTACGCCCGACGCAACGCCGGGCGAGCTCGAGCCTTCGCTACTTGGCCTTTTCCAGGATCTCCACGATCCGCCAACGCTTGGTGGCGCTCAGCGGCCGGGTCTCCATGATGAGAACCCGGTCACCGGTGCCAGCGGCGTTCTGCTCGTCGTGCACCTTCAGCTTGGCCGTACGGCGCATGATCTTGCCGTACAGCGCGTGCCGAACCCGGTCCTCGACCTCGACAACGACGGTCTTGTCCATCTTGTCGCTGATCACCAGGCCCTCGCGGACCTTGCGGCGCGACCGCGCGGCGGCGGTGGCGGTCTCTTCGGTCATGATGCAGTCACCTCAGTCGGCGCGGCCGAGAGCCCCAGCTCGCGCTCACGCATGATCGTGTAGATCCGGGCGATCTCCCGACGGATGACCTGCAACCGCCGGTTGTTGTCCAGCTGCCCGGTTGCGGCCTGCACGCGGAGGTTGAACAGCTCCGCCTTGGCCTCCCGCAGCTTCGTGACCAGCTCCTCTTCGGAGAGCTCACGCAGCTCGGTCGCCTTAACGCCCGCTGCCATCAGGATTCACCCACTTCGCGCGTAACAATGCGGCACTTCATCGGGAGCTTGTGGATCGCGCGACGCATGGCCTCTCGCGCGGTCTGCTCGTTGGGGAAGGACATCTCGAAGAGAACCCGCCCCGGCTTGACGTTGGCGACCCACCACTCGGGCGAACCCTTACCGGAACCCATCCGGGTCTCGGCAGGCTTCTTGGTGAGGGCCTGGTCCGGGAAGATCGTGATCCAGACCTTGCCACCACGCTTGATGTGGCGAGTCATCGCGATACGTGCCGACTCGATCTGTCGGTTCGTCACGTACGCCGGCTCGAGAGCCTGGATTCCGAACTCGCCGAACACCACCCGGTTACCACCCTTGGACGCGCCACTGCGGTCCGGGTGGTGCGGCTTGCGGAAGCCCTTCGGGGGCTTGCGCGGCATCAGCATCTGTCAGCCCTCCTGCTGCGTTTCTGCCGGAGCAGCAGCGGCGGCGACAGCTGCGCTGTCCACCGGCTCGCCGCTCGGCGTCTCGGCCTGCTGCGCGATGGTGGTCGCAGCAGCCCGACCGGCCTCGGTGCCACCAGCCGTGGTGCCGGACGAACCCGACCGGCCACGGCGCGGACGCTCGGGACGGTCGCCGCGCTCACCACGACGCGGGCGGGACGGACCGGCCTCGGCCGGAGCCTCCCGGCCCGGGACGGCGTCGCCCTTGTAGATCCAGACCTTCACACCGATCCGACCGAACGTGGTACGGGCCTCGAAGAAGCCGTACTCGATGTTGGCCCGCAGCGTGTGCAGCGGAACCCGGCCCTCACGGTAGAACTCGGTCCGGCTCATCTCGGCGCCGCCGAGGCGACCCGAAACCTGAACCCGGATGCCCTTGCAGACCGGGTTCTTCATCGCCGACTGCATGGCCTTGCGCATCGCCCGACGGAAGCTGACCCGGCTGGACAGCTGCTCGGCCACGCCCTGCGCGACCAGCTGAGCGTCCGACTCGGGGTTCTTCACCTCGATGATGTTCAGCTGAACCTGCTTGCCGGTGAGCTTCTCAAGCTCTCCGCGGATCCGGTCGGCCTCCGCACCCTTACGGCCGATGACGATGCCCGGCCGGGCGGTGTGGATGTCGACCCGGACCCGGTCGCGGGTGCGCTCGATGTCGACCTTGGAAATCCCGGCACGCTCGAGGCCCTTGGACATCATGCGGCGGATCTTGACATCCTCGCCGATGTAGTCCTTGTAGAGCTTGTCCGCGAACCAGCGGGACTTCCAGTCGGTCGAGATGCCGAGCCGGAACCCAGTGGGGTGAACCTTCTGACCCATTACTCGGCGTCCTCCGTCTTGCTCTGCGCTTCGGCCGGTGCGGCCTCCGTGGCCGGGGCGGCCTTCTTCGCCGCGGCCTTCCTCGGCGCTGCCGGCGCGACCGCTTCGACCGCCACGGTGATGTGGCAGGTGCGCTTGCGGATTCGGTACGCCCGACCCTGCGCCCGCGGCTGGAACCGCTTCATCGTCGGGCCCTCGTCCACGAAGGCCTCGCTGACGAGCAGCGCGTCGGGGTCCAGCCGCTCGTTGTTCTCCGCGTTGGCGATCGCGCTAGCGAGCACCTTGTACACCTGCTCGCTCGCAGCCTGCGGCGCGAACTGCAGCACCGTGAGCGCCTCCTTCGCGGGCAGGCCGCGGACGAGGTTGACCACCCGGCGCGCCTTCATCGGCGAGATGCGCACGTGCCGCGCAACCGCCCGCGCGCCCGGAAGCACCGGAGCGTCGCCCTTTCCTGGCATCGCTGTAACCCCTTGTTCCCTCTATCCGTATGCCCGCGGCGTCAGCGCCGACGGCTCTTCCGGTCGTCCTTCTCGTGACCCTTGAACGTGCGGGTCAGCGCGAACTCGCCGAGCTTGTGCCCGACCATCGCCTCGGTCACGAACACCGGGACGTGCTTGCGTCCGTCATGCACGGCGATCGTGTGCCCCAGCATCTCGGGGATGATCGTCGAGCGCCGCGACCAGGTCTTGATCACGTTCTTGGAGCCCTTGTCGTTCTGAACTTCCACCTTCTTGAGCAGGTGGTCGTCTACGAACGGGCCCTTCTTCAGGCTGCGAGGCATGTCTTATCTCCCTCAGCCGCGCTTACGCGTGGCGTAGCGGCGGCGGACGATCAGCCGGTCACTCGGCTGGCCCTTACGGCGGGTGCGGCCCTCGGGCTTACCCTGCGGGTTGACCGGGTGGCGACCACCGGAGGTCTTACCCTCACCACCACCGTGCGGGTGGTCGACCGGGTTCATGGCGACACCACGGACGGTCGGGCGCTTGCCCTTCCACCGCATCCGGCCGGCCTTACCCCAGTTGATGTTCGACTGGTCGGCGTTGCCGATCTCGCCGATGCTGGCGCGGCAGCGCACGTCCACACGCCGGATCTCACCGGACGGCATACGCAGGGTCGCGTACGCGCCCTCGCGGCCGAGCAGCTGGATGCCGACGCCGGCGGAACGGGCCAGCTTGGCCCCGCCACCCGGACGCAGCTCCACGTTGTGGATCGTGGTACCGACCGGGATGTTGCGCAGCGGCAGGTTGTTACCCGGCTTGATGTCGGCGCCCGGGCCGGACTCGACGCGGTCGCCCTGCTTCATGTCCTTCGGCGCGATGATGTACCGCTTCTCGCCGTCGGCGTAGTGCAGCAGCGCGATACGCGCCGTGCGGTTCGGGTCGTACTCGATGTGAGCGACCTTCGCCGGCACGCCGTCCTTGTCGACCCGCTTGAAGTCGATCAGACGGTACTGGCGCTTGTGACCGCCACCGTGGTGCCGCGTGGTGATCCGGCCGTGGGCGTTACGCCCGCCCTTCTTCGGCAACGGAGCCAGCAGCGACTTTTCCGGCGTGGACCGGGTGATCTCGGCGAAGTCAGCGACACTCGAGCCACGTCGGCCCGGCGTCGTCGGCTTGTACTTACGGATAGCCATTGTCTACACCCCTCAGCTGACCGGGCCGCCGAAGGCCTCGATGCGGTCACCGTCAGCCAGCTTCACGATCGCCCGCTTGGTCGCCTTGCGCTGACCGAAGCCGGTCTTGGTGCGCTTGCGCTTACCCTGGCGGTTGAGCGTGTTGACCGTCAGGACGCGGACGTTGAAGATCTGCTGGATAGCGATCTTGATCTCGGTCTTGTTCGCGTCCGGGTGCACCAGGAAGGTGTACCAGTTCCGGTTCAGCTCGCTGTAGCTCTTCTCCGAGACGACCGGCGCCACGATGATGTCGCGCGGGTCGGCGATCGTGCTCACTTGCCACCCTCCTCGGTGGTCTCGGCGGGCACGCCCAGGAACTCGTCCAGGGCGTCCTTGGTGAAGACCACGTCGTCGGCCACCAGCACGTCGTACGTGTTCAGCTGGCCGGACTCGATCAGGTGCACCCGCGGCTCGTTGCGCAGCGACACCCAGTTCAGCTCGTCGGTGCTGCTCAGCACGACCAGGACCCGACGGGCCTCGGTGAGCTTGGTCAGCGTGGCCAGGGCCGCCTTGGTCG comes from Micromonospora vinacea and encodes:
- the rplX gene encoding 50S ribosomal protein L24, producing MTVKVKKGDTVVVIAGKDKGAKGKVIQAYPRQDKVLVEGVNRVKKHTRISTTQRGAKTGGIVTQEAPIHVSNVQVLDSDGKPTRVGYRIDDNGQKVRIARSTGKDL
- the rplN gene encoding 50S ribosomal protein L14 produces the protein MIQQESRLRVADNTGAREILCIRVLGGSGRRYASIGDVIVATVKDAIPGAGVKKGDVVKAVVVRTAKERRRPDGSYIRFDENAAVIIKDGGDPRGTRIFGPVGRELRDKRFMKIISLAPEVL
- the rpsQ gene encoding 30S ribosomal protein S17, whose amino-acid sequence is MTEETATAAARSRRKVREGLVISDKMDKTVVVEVEDRVRHALYGKIMRRTAKLKVHDEQNAAGTGDRVLIMETRPLSATKRWRIVEILEKAK
- the rpmC gene encoding 50S ribosomal protein L29; this encodes MAAGVKATELRELSEEELVTKLREAKAELFNLRVQAATGQLDNNRRLQVIRREIARIYTIMRERELGLSAAPTEVTAS
- the rplP gene encoding 50S ribosomal protein L16; this translates as MLMPRKPPKGFRKPHHPDRSGASKGGNRVVFGEFGIQALEPAYVTNRQIESARIAMTRHIKRGGKVWITIFPDQALTKKPAETRMGSGKGSPEWWVANVKPGRVLFEMSFPNEQTAREAMRRAIHKLPMKCRIVTREVGES
- the rpsC gene encoding 30S ribosomal protein S3: MGQKVHPTGFRLGISTDWKSRWFADKLYKDYIGEDVKIRRMMSKGLERAGISKVDIERTRDRVRVDIHTARPGIVIGRKGAEADRIRGELEKLTGKQVQLNIIEVKNPESDAQLVAQGVAEQLSSRVSFRRAMRKAMQSAMKNPVCKGIRVQVSGRLGGAEMSRTEFYREGRVPLHTLRANIEYGFFEARTTFGRIGVKVWIYKGDAVPGREAPAEAGPSRPRRGERGDRPERPRRGRSGSSGTTAGGTEAGRAAATTIAQQAETPSGEPVDSAAVAAAAAPAETQQEG
- the rplV gene encoding 50S ribosomal protein L22, with amino-acid sequence MPGKGDAPVLPGARAVARHVRISPMKARRVVNLVRGLPAKEALTVLQFAPQAASEQVYKVLASAIANAENNERLDPDALLVSEAFVDEGPTMKRFQPRAQGRAYRIRKRTCHITVAVEAVAPAAPRKAAAKKAAPATEAAPAEAQSKTEDAE
- the rpsS gene encoding 30S ribosomal protein S19; its protein translation is MPRSLKKGPFVDDHLLKKVEVQNDKGSKNVIKTWSRRSTIIPEMLGHTIAVHDGRKHVPVFVTEAMVGHKLGEFALTRTFKGHEKDDRKSRRR
- the rplB gene encoding 50S ribosomal protein L2 produces the protein MAIRKYKPTTPGRRGSSVADFAEITRSTPEKSLLAPLPKKGGRNAHGRITTRHHGGGHKRQYRLIDFKRVDKDGVPAKVAHIEYDPNRTARIALLHYADGEKRYIIAPKDMKQGDRVESGPGADIKPGNNLPLRNIPVGTTIHNVELRPGGGAKLARSAGVGIQLLGREGAYATLRMPSGEIRRVDVRCRASIGEIGNADQSNINWGKAGRMRWKGKRPTVRGVAMNPVDHPHGGGEGKTSGGRHPVNPQGKPEGRTRRKGQPSDRLIVRRRYATRKRG
- the rplW gene encoding 50S ribosomal protein L23 translates to MSTIADPRDIIVAPVVSEKSYSELNRNWYTFLVHPDANKTEIKIAIQQIFNVRVLTVNTLNRQGKRKRTKTGFGQRKATKRAIVKLADGDRIEAFGGPVS